The Solea senegalensis isolate Sse05_10M linkage group LG12, IFAPA_SoseM_1, whole genome shotgun sequence DNA segment taaattgaccgtaggtgttaacgtgagagtgaacggttgtttgtctctgtatgtttgccctgcgatggactggtgtcCTGTCCATGGTGTATCTCATCTttcacccaatgtcagctgggattggcgcCAGATATGTAGCTCTTGTAATGATTAGGCTCATTTTGGGGTCATATTTATTTAGATATGTTTAATAGAGCCCAAATATTACTGTAAATGCTGCAGTTATGCTGCATGCTGCATCTGAGAAGTAACGCAAACCCTATGTGCACAAACATTGTCATTTTGGTTAAAATCCAAATGTCATGATGtcattcacatacagtatatatggcACGTATATGACACATGGTTGGCTACACGGAGTAAGATGTCTCTAATTTTACTAGTTGCAAGTACAAATGCATTACTACAATAAAGATTTTCTGACTTGATAGAGAAGACACCCGTGGCCTAGTGAAGCCTAGTGGGCCGTGATAGTACTACAGgtgggaaatgtgttttttaatttttaattttgcaatttatattatatattatatttataactTCAGCAacaaagtgctcactctcaaAGTGCTTCGAACATATCCATCAAACGTTAATACCAATTTACCCATAATTAGCACTGAGTGCAAATACTGAAATGATAGGCCTGTATGCTGACCAGCTCACTCATGGGGTGGTGCTTCCATCAGAAAAGGTTGAGTTGTTGATTGATGTGGTGGAGGAGCTGGACAGAATTGAGGACTGCGGAGTTCTTTTGTCACagctgcaataaaaacaacatgcagaaaatattgtaaataaagtaGTAAAATAAATTCTGCCAAACAATCGACTCTCAAATGATGTATTTATCcaaacaaaaactgaagaaTATCACTCATCTGAATCATGCACTTTATAATTGTGCGTATTAAAGTTTGATGGATATGTTCGAAGCACTttgagagtgagcactttgtTGCTGAAGTTAAACCTCTTAAATATGACCTGGAGCCCAGCTGTTCATAATGGGAAATCGACTGTGCCATCTTCATGTGAAAACAATAAGATATATGGGAATTATTGATCGTAGTCTTGTGTGTTGATCGCAGTCATGATATAAAATGTCGGTGTGGGCCTCAGTTTGGTAATGGCTGCTATCGATATTATATGAGCTTTTGGTCACGTCTAAAGACCAATACGTGATaccttaaaaaacacattttcttttattttgtgtaggATGCCAGTTTCATTGTGACTTGATATCACATATTTTCCCACAATCATATAATAGGGAATATCATAGTTtgcagcctaaacaaagcattatcccttaattaaaagcaattaatgcttaaccctaaccctcaccCTTTCCCTAAACTAAACCTAACACTAAAACCAGTACTTAATCCCCAAATGCCTGTTatagttgtgtggaccagctaaaatgtcctcacaaagacagacgTGTGTAGTTGGAGTGCTGCTGTGCTTCCTTGTCAAATATTAACTTTTGGACCACTGTAGGAAAAACCCTAATTTTTCCGCACTGAGAAAACCTTTGTTGCTTCTCAGTTAGTTGTTAACCTGCAAATTCCCTACTTGTTTCAATGGAATGACCCAAACTTCCATAtagttttaaatgatgttttgcTATTAGATCATGCATAACCCAATAACACACTAATTTGCTGTAATTTAACTACACTACTAAGTAATTATGTACACACGATATCTGATATGTGTATTTTCTTCTcagcaaaaaaagaacagatgAAGAAGCCATTTTATAGAATGtgctttttattaaaacaaagacacaccaACAGAAATGCAACTTGTGATATTGATTTcttcattaaataaaaccacaacaaaataGTTAAGCAATATACATTTGATAAATATGAAATCACACAGCTCAATTTCAATGTTTTCCAGCACTGGTAATGAGGCATGTGGTATAATTGTATGCATGCAGCACAATTATAAAGTGCATGATTCAGATGAGTGATATTCTTCAGTTTTTGTTCGGATAAATACATCATTTGAGAGTCGATTGTTTGGCAGAATTTATTTTACtactttatttacaatattttctgcatgttgtttttattgcagctGTAACAAAAGAACTCCGCAGTCCCCAATTCTGTCCAGCTCCTCCACCACATCAATCAACAACTCAACCTTTTCTGATGGAAGCACCACCCCTGCGTTGTTTCTGAACTTCTTCGTCAAGCTCTCATTGGTCAGTGGGTTGCGCCAGTGGCCGTAGAAGGTGTCACATCGAGCCTTCAGAACGTCTCCTCCAACGAGTGTCACCTGCACTTCGCCATACATGCTGTTGAAATTAGCCGGATTGTCATCGGGATGCTCCAAACGAACACGGCTCAGTAGAGCAAGCAGCTCGGGCCGGCTGATGGCAGCAGGGGTGAAGGACTGTACAGTCACCTCTCCATCAAGGAGAGCGCTGCAGGCATTGAACTGGAAGGAGTGGCGTGCCTCATGTTCAGACTCAGGGAAAGGCCTGTTGATGTACTTTGATTTGGGGACTCTGAGCTGGATGTCCTTGATGTTAGCTGGTGAGACAGTGCCAGTGCCCACCCCCACAAGCAGCTTATGGAGAGAAGCTGCGGCATCTGCCACCCAGTGCATCCCCAGATGGGCAGGGAAGCGCTTGAAGCCCATGTCCTGTTCTTCTAGCAGGAACACATGGCCGTCATCACTGGGTGATTCTAGAAGCTGTGGCACATAGTCTTCATAAAAAGCACTGAAGCCAGACACTCCCGCGACAGCATCTAGGATGAGGGGACTAGCCTCTAGACCTCGGGAGGCCAGTAGAGCTGCCTCTAGCCCCAAACGTGAGGCATTGGCGATGTGGAGGGGTTTCGACTGAGTGGCAGCATTAGCCATTGGGGCTCCAGATAGAGAAGCAGCTATGGCTAAGGCATGACTGCACTGGGAGGCATCCAAGGACAAGAAGCGAGCACAGGCAGCTGCACTACCCATTGTCCCGACCACGCTTGGAGGGTGAAACCTGATGAGAAcaacagacaaaagaaagacagtTGATTTGGAGTTACATAACCCTTGAGACACCATGGCATAGAGTGAGAGATGGCATGCAGCCACAGAGGCGTTAATGGTTGGTGTGCGATGTGTGTCAAAAAGCCCCAAACAGCAAGGCAATGTGTTGGATGCACTGCAGTGAGTACAATCCAGGCTTTAGTCTTACGACTGAAGGAGCATTTCAAATACAGTCGGTGCTGCCCATCAGTATAATCACAGCAGGCATCTTGTGTGTAAAGGTGTCTCTTTGTAGAAACAGCTTCTATTTTACATCCTTCTCCTTTTCGAGGAAACTTTCAGGAGTGAACACTATTACAAGGGTGTTCCAAGTCTTACGTGTGCAGGACAATTAAGGAAATGATTCAGCGGGTCATTTAACTTGCCAAATTGAGTCCTGTGTGGTGTGACATTCTCCTCCACACGGTTAACTGCGCTGACATTACCCACAGAGTCTTTACTGTCCCTGAGATGGACATAATAAGACACATCTCATGGCTCATTGACACCTCTAAGAGACTGTATATTGGACTGCCCTGACCCTAAACCAGTAATTTCCAAAGATTGGGTCGGGActcacagatgggtcacaggatATTTATTTGGGTCTTCAAGCTAATTTGTTGATTTCTCCCAAGCATTttgttaagatttatgtgtatatatatatttaaaatagcaTGCATACAATTAAGTTGTAATTAATTTCTCAAACGTCTCTTGGAAAttatttgtttaccaattcaaaataatattacgAGGTGATATTAAGAAATGAGTCGCTACATTATACACAAATTAGGGTAATGAGAATTTGCCTTCTTCAAATCCCAATATAGAATGTTTGGGAAATGCTGCTCTAAACCTCAAAGTCAAATCTGGATCTCTAAAGACTTAAATTGATTTCCTActtgtttaaatgtaatgtaaaccaTTCAGCAAGGAGTTCATATTTATTCAATATATGGTTACGTTTAGTGCATCACCTGCTGCTGTTAGCCAGTATATTACAGTGTAAATCTAGGTATTTAAATAGTATAAGTCACCATGAAGGGCTTACCGTTTGGGGATGTTGTGGGCCTCATTAGAGAACCTCATCAGTCGCCCCTGGATCTCGATACCGACATTGAAAGCCAGCAGGAAGTCCAGGCCATTGGGTTTGTGGTTAAATGGCGTCATGTCACTCAGTGCTAACACAGCAGGAAGGACTGCTCCTGATGGATGAGTGGCAGGGTGCCACGTATCATCAAAGTCCATGGAGTGAGTCTGAAGCAGAGAGAGATCATTAATAAAATGCCTGTCCATAATTATCTATTTATGTTGAAAATAATTGGATGGTCAGTGATAAACTATTCCATGCTGCAATCTCCCAGTCAACACTCACTCCCTAAACTGCTCTCCATGACCAGTGTGCATTAACCATAAAATCTCTTAAATGCTTAGACTGGGGGAGATTTCAGCTGCAGAAATTAACTTCACATTGTGCTGGACTCTTTCAGCAATGAGGCCAAGCAATGTTTGCAGACACAAGGATGGAAATTCAATTTGAAAGCCAGGTCGATTAAACAATTTCTGCAACCCTTCCTGTCCAGACTGTACCACCTATTTATACTCACCGCCACTCCGTTGACAAAAGCTGCCAGTGTTGGGGACAGTTTGGTGTCCTTGCGTCCGTATACAGAGCAGATGTCATCAGGAGCGTACATGTGCTGAGGGgaaaggacagagacaggtaaACAATGATTCATCACAAgggtataataataaaacattaaccaCATAGAATGCAAACAGTTCTTGATATAGCTTGTGCACCTTACTCTTCAGGCTCAGTAAGTTTGTGAAATTTGTGGAAAACAGTCACCAGACTTTGAAAACCTCTCTGTTCCCAATTTATATGActtcatttttgtcttctttcCTAATCTCATCTCTCCTCACATAGAGTTTTACTGATTTAGGATTACTGTTTATAAAAAGACAGGCCTTGCCCTTTATCTGGCTCATTGCCTCACATAAAAATGTTGCTCTTGACTGAATCACCTGGCAGTGCTGCAGAGCCAGTTCAAACACTTCTGTAGTGCTGCCAATCAGACCAACCCCAATGCTGTCCAGCACCATCCTTTTGCTGCGATGGAGGACTTTGGGGGACAAGTGATGAGGTTTTATTTCACTGATGAACTTCCCAAAACTGGATGTGACTGTTTCCTCCGGGGCTGGGTGCTTCAAAACTGCAGGGGAACAGAGTAAGTAATGTTCAGATAAACAATAGTAACTAAGTATGAAAGaaattttgagttttttgtgaGAAAGTTGAGTTTACCTTCCATTGCTGACTTGTGCAGCCCTCGGACAGCCCACAGTGGTTTAACAGTTTTCTATTAGAAATAgaaattagaaattaaaaacacagcaaattcTTTAACATTTCCTAGCAGGAAAAATGGTAGTACAAGCAACATAAGCTGTAAGTTCAGTCTTTCACTGAATAGAGTTTTGGCAATACCGTCTCAGACATGAACTATCTATTtaatttgataaatgaatctTTACCTGCAGTGTGGAGATCATGGTTCAAATAGTTCGCTTCTTTATTGTTGCTCGtctgctttctctctcctctggtgCAGTAGTTTTGCACTGAACaggttgaagttgaagttgCTGATGCTTTTCTAAGGGAGAAGGCACCTTATATAGTCCAGGACTCACAATAACCTGTAACCAGTAATGCCAACCGGGAAGGAACTTTGAAGGACTGGCATaacaaatcagtaaaaaaaagggtGGAAATTCCACGttggtcatcatcatcatcgtcatcaccGGCATCACAGTATCACCTTCCTCAAAAGAGGGGGAAGGAGTGGTACTTTattgttaaattattacaattatgTCACCTCTTGGGTTGCAGGTTACAAGAGAGCTTTGGGAATTTTTCACTGACTCCTCCCTGTTATGAGGAAACCTTATTTATGAAAAACTTTCACTCCCTCTACAGAACAACTCAACAGTTCATTTGTCTGAGGATCTTCACCAGGTAAGACTTCATTTAGTTTATTGCTGCCTAACACTAAGCCTTAATCACATTTAACCTTTCAATGCTTTGTAATGGAAAGATGCTTTTCACATTGGCTGACTTGTTGCAGGTAGTTGAAACTGAATTAGagaacacaataaaatgtgtgtatattcaTGATTAATAAAACACCAgcacaaataaagttagaaCTGACAGAATCAAAGATAGTACTTTACTTTGTGGAGTGCTATCTTTGTGATAAATTTAAAATCCCACTATGCTCACTTTCGCCTGCTGTTTTCCAGTCGCTGTAGAGCTGAAACGttgaataaatgtattcatcACTTTAGTCATATTTCAACAGTGGGACAGTCATTACTGACCTGCACTTCACCCTCAACTACCATAAAGAAATGTACAGGGAAgtttaaacacataaataattaatgtacctttcttttttgtggttttttttttaagtgttacTGCTTTCTGACGACAAAGACATAATGGCAACATCCGATGGGTTTCCAGCCAGTTTCTATGGTGAACCTGGGGTGTTGGGCATGTTATCCAATGGGATCAGTGCATTCCTTGTCCTTCTGCAGAACTTTAATACAGCCCGTAGTGGCACTGAACCAATGGGAGTGGAAAACATACTTGCaggtaaagaaaaagaaaacctcttagaatttgactttttttcagtGGACACTGCATTATCTGCCTTGCACAAAGCAAAAGTAGATCAAATTTACTAATACAGTACAAACCACATTCCACATCAAAGGCAGACGAGGGGGAAATAATATCTTCCTCGTTCATCCAGTATCCTGAGATACTGACAACGCACAGCTTCATTGGCCACCATCCAGTGTGCACTCCAGACACACAaattgtttttagttttagtcattttaatcCAATGTTTTTGTATTGGTGCTGCTCTTTTTGTAATTCCAATGCAATATGTTCTATAGGTGTCCATCTCATCCTGATTGGTGGTATATGTCAGCTGGTGGCCGGACTGCTTTCTTTCAGAAAATATGATCATCTGAGTGGCACTGCCTTCATTGGCTATGCTGCTCTGTGGGGCAGTTTTGGTGCCACTCGAATCTTCCTTGGTGCCTtaccagaaaaaaacaccactaCAACGTCCAGTTCTCTGAATTCCACCACAGAGCTCCTTGTGTGCAATTTATGCCTCTCCACAAAAGAGTCTGCCGTTGCTGGTCTGGTTCCCTTTATCCTTCTGTCCTTCCTCCTAGCCTTCTGCTCTGCCACAGTCAACTATATCATGCCTTTTGTTTTTGGGGCCATCACTGCCACCTTAGTGTTTGAAGCAGTGGGCGTAGTTTCAAGCTCCTGGGCTCTCGTCGTCTCGGGGGTTCTTGAGTTGCTCATTTTAATTTTTGCCATCTACGGTTCAGCTGCACTGCTGATCAAAGGCCTGACTCAGCGTCTAGTCCTCAAAGGTTTTGGTACCCCCCTCTTTAATGTTCTCTTGCTGGGGACTGCCAACTCAGCGAGCACACAGAGCATTGgtcaagagaagaagaaaaacacaaaatatgcaGAACCCATGGCCTTAGGTTTCTTCTGTGACACTGTTGCCCCTTTCATCTTTGCTTTCTATAGCTTTGGGTATGTTAAAGCCTTCGGCCTGGGTGTTGTATGGGTTTCCATCATCTCAGTAGCCCAGCTGTTCTCAAGCTACTATGCCCATCTGCGCCAAGATTGTTACCACACAACTAAATTTGGTTTGCATGCTACATATTGGCTAGTGAAAGCATGGGAGGAGTTTGTGGTATCTGTCCTGATTGTGGAGGACAGTAACTTGGTCTCAGGGAGGGAAGCTCTAGTGGGGAACTGGTTCTTTGTGGTGGCAGGCTTGGTACTCTGTGTGGTAAGCCTGAACATGGATGTCCTAGAACTAGTCCACAACATGTTCTTTGTCCTGCTCACAGTCTCAACAATCCCCCAGATTCCTCTCCAGGGTTCCTATATTTTCTTTGGTGTAGCTTGCTCCCTCTTCACCACAGCCTCTCTGTATGGTACCTTCTCACGTCTCATCAACACGATAGCGGAGAAGTCTCTCATCCCAATAGGCCCGCAGCCCATTTCCACTGAACAGCTACAGAAGGCTTTCATGTGTGGCAGATATAAACAGGGAAGACAGGAAGCACTGCCCCAAACAGACCAAGACTCAGATGCCCTGTTCTACATTTCCAATGGACTTGCAGCTCTCTCAGCTCTTCATACTCACACGTCAAGCTCAAACCCGTCCTTCCTTCATTTGACTGTCCCTTGGGTCCTCATCTCTGGAGCCATCATACAGGCCTATGTCAGCCGCCTGCAAGTTACAGGAGGTGGCCGTTTTGGGTCTGTCATTTCATCCATCTATGTAGCAATATGGGCAACCTGGACCTGGTTCAGATTTGCaggtatgtttatatatataatgtgatTAGATGACGATTTGATCTGActgaattacacacacaaaaataaatccccCCCTTTTCGCTCCAGGTAACTTGCTCCAACATTCCACAGAAGCATCCTATGGTTTTACAGCCGGAGCTATTGCTTTCTTGGTCATTAACACTTTCCTCATGCTGATAGGTaactgttttaaaagaaaaaaaaaaaaatctcttatgAATGCTATAATTAGATGAGCCAATTTTTATTCTGTCAATTGTTTCTTTCAGCTGCCTACAAGAACCTCGTTTTGCTCTTTCTAACAATAGTCATGGAGGTTGTTCTGGTCTGTTTCCTGCTGTCCACACTGCAGCAGCTACCATACCAACTAGAAAGTAAACATATAACCTCATTCTCAACATGCAAACATTTTATCAGCAGCAAAGCCACCGATCAAAATGTTCAAACATcttcatgattttctttttttacagttgcCATGCTTGCACTTCTATCAATAATTTGTATGTATGGAGCTCTGGGCTCACTGGTCAACTGCATCTTCTTGTGGAGGCTACTGCCAATGGGCCCTGCCTTGTTAAAGGTAAATGATCAGAAGAGTCATTCCTCTGCTGATTCTTTAGTGGGCTTCATTCTTTTACTTTATGATCATGTTACTCTCTCTGTGACCTGTCTCAGGAAAAGGGGAAGAAGGAAACATCTCCAGGGCTGCCCTGCCCTGTTGCTGATTCCCGACTCACCAGTGGCCTACAGATGATCGCTGGTCTCCTGGAGGAAGGTGGAGTATGTGGTGCTCCCACAGACACAGTCTATTGCCTGGCTGCCTCCTGCAAGAATCCTCAGGCTATAGAGAAAATCTACAACATTAAAGTAAGCATGAAAAGTATGGCACAAATTGATTCAAATTCACTAGATCCTCACTGTATGCTACCTGTGAAACTTATCTGCCTGATGTCTCCAGGACAGACCAGCAGAGAAGCCCATCTGTATATGCATCTCCAGCATTGAGCAGTTGGTAGCAGCCAGGCCTCCCTTCAGTCCTCTGCTTTGGGAGTTTATGAAGAATGTCTATCCTGGAGGAATCAGCTGTATCGTCAGCAAAGGAGACTGGCTTTACAAACTGGGTAAACAGTCCGCAGCAGCTGCAGTTAAAACAGTATGTGTGACTTTGGTTAAGTAATGGCAGTcaccatgctttttttttttttcattttgtaggAGTGGGAGCAGCTTATGACCGTGTTGGTACCACCGACAGTATCATGATCCGAGTCCCAGACCACACTGTGACCGCTCACCTGTGTGACATGACTGGACCCCTTGCCATTACCTCTGCCAATCCCAGCGGAGAGGCAGACAGCACCCACCACAGCATGGTCATTAAGTACGTGTCTTCACCAAACTTTGCTGTTCCTATGTTCTCAGCTGAAATTCAGTTAACCCACTACACTACGCTGTGTTAGGTAAGAGAGAATCATAAACTGGAGCATTTCACTCACCCCCTCTGTTGCCTTTCACTTTACCCATAGTCGACTGGGGCACAAGATCCAAGGAGTTCTCTGTGATGGGTACTCAAAGGAAGTTGTTGCATCAACTGTGGTCAACTGCCTGAAGATTGATGAAGGTACAATGCAAGCATGTTCCCATTACATTCTCTCAAATTTGTGTCTTCGCAAACATCATTTATCTCAAGCCTATTTCACTCTTTACACAGGCACCATCACTATTGTGAGGGAAGGCTGTGTCCCCGCAGTGAAAGTCAGGCAGATCTTCGACAGAGTGAAAGCCACAATGCTGTGATCGTTCCATAACTCACTGCCTTCCTTTCCTGAGAGCCTCTTCACACCTGGTGTCCCACCACTACTGGATCAAGTGGCACAAATACATTAGAGGAGTGGTAAATGATTGTATGAATTCAGAATCTATTCAAACTGCTGGGCAGGCAGATTTTGATGAGAGGATGTTAAAAGCGAGATGATCCCTCTTTATAAAACTAGTTTGTAGAACACCTATATCAAAGGCTTGATATGAGAAGGTTACatcttaaaattaaatgttatgACTGTTAATTTGAGTATACttggtatgtgtttttctattttctttaacAGTAACAGATATAGAgcatttgtattattgtattagtGTTCTGctttatgatcattattattttatactttaaATTTACAGAATGCTCATCAAATGAAATCTCTACAATTGAGCAATTTCAGGAATGAGCAATTTCAGGGACACTGTAAGCAAAACCAAAGGAACAGAGCTGTACATGTATGTGGAGTTGTGttgtaaaatgttcatttatacCTCAAAACATTTGTAATAGATGCCTTACAGTCTCAGCaaagtattttcttttccatATAAGGAATCACACCAACTTGAAGCTGTATCACTGTGATAAGAAGTGTGGGAGATGTAATATTTCTGTTAGATGTTaattttgtgtgaaatgtggTCAGTCTGCAAACACGTATTTATGGGACACAGAAAATGTAACTTATGTTGTTGTATGTATTTAAGCTCACTGCACCGTTCATTCAATTCTGTGACAATAAAAAGATTAATTTTAAAGACACGGTGTTGCACTGCTTTCctgaaagtgaaataataacTTCACCAAGTAAAgtacatttgaggacatcaaaTTTGTTTGAGCATTGTCCGTTTTGGATTGTTTCGAAGTAAAATATGacaagggggaggagagagtcAAAAAATAACTGCACAAGTAAAAGGATTGATGCTGCGTAGCCTATGTGTGTCAGATTTCTCCTGGTTTTTattatcaaatcaaatatataaaataactggtgcatttttggaaaaactaatatataaaacatgtattaGTGCATAAGTAAGGAAGGTTAGACCACACACAAGATCATGGGTATACACAAGACAAAGACTTGTAGAGACCAAGACCAGCAACCAGGTTGGACATTGTGTCACTGGTGCATGTTGGTCTTGAAATTGTCTGTCTTGTCTTCCCCTGTGCACTCTGGTTTGTTagtgtgttctgtttttgctGGTTGTATTCACACAACCAGTCACATGTGGTTCATTTGCACAGTAACCAATAAGTCACATCAAAGCAATTTTAGTGGaggcacctttttttttttgccaaagcAGAGTAACATGGCCTAAACACTGTAACTTCAAATGTAAAAAGCATATTCATATCTAATGATTGTATCTCATTTCTATAGCACTTTTTAAGAGATATAATAAGAATACTGTAGAGACAATATGTAGGCAACATACAGGATAATACACAAACTGATATACAATATCCaatataaatgatttaaagGTGACAATATTCTTCACTAAATAAGTGAAACTGAACCTTCCAGTGGCACGAGAAGAGAATTGGCTATCCTTGTGGATGTTACGATTAATCCTCTGGGCATCATGAGTTCTTCTACCACCGACTTCTTACAATTCATCACGTAgttgttgaaatgtttcagTTTGGCTCGATGTGTCGCACAGAATAACCAATCCACTCTGGACTTCTCTGAGGATCACTTATCATCAGGGTCATCTCCAATATCATTAGTCCCATTCTGTCAATGCTTAGTTAGTTTGaataagaaaatgtgtcatgtgGTGTCACTTAAATATCAGCATTTCACTGACATATTGTGAGCAGTTGTATGGTTATTGTTCCTTTGTCTCCTCTTCAAGAAGTAATCGTTTTAGCTTTTTGAGACTCTTTTATTTGCAAGACTCCGGTGTTGGTGTGAAATTACATCACTTCACTGCCTTTGTTGAAtgaattgtgttattttttccaATGGGGGAGgtttacaaagaaaacagaacaactTTAACCAGCTAAAACTGCACATACATCTTTTTaatttctgaaataaataataaaagtaaagacAGTGCATTTGAATGGTTTATAACTGTAAGATATCAAAAGagaataataaattaaacaacaaagaaagatcAACAATCAGAACAAATAAGACACCATATCTTTGGAAATTCGCTTCTTAAGAAAACCCCCcttcttttaatttaacaaggaaattattcttatttattataAGGAAGTTATAATTGGTGGGTGGATTGAGAGTTATACAGTTGTATCATGGGTATCAATCTGCTCAGTGGAAGAGGCTGTATTATTTTTCAAACACAATAACGCAAAGTACAGTGAAGAAGGAGGAAAGAGTGGTGACTGTAGAGGGTTACTGCACAATGAGATCATTGTTAATATTGACTCTGAACAGTTCCTTTGTTGATAATCACATGTCAGAAGACAAAAGTCACTGCCCTTAAACAATTCTCAGTGTTCAACCATGACACGATTCAGTTTCCGTCTGGATTTACAATAATCACGAACAcctaaattacatttaattcaaTCTCACCCGGAACAGTGTTAAGAAAATCGAATGGATAAGCATTCAATTCCTGACATACTACtgtatactatgacctttttgagtgattttggacgacatactaaactatgacttttttgaccgattttggacgacttactatagtatgatgttttattgtcatATAGGACAACATACAACAGAGCCAGTTAACAAGGTTGGTGTacagaacagaaaacagaacaacTTTAACCAGCTAAAACTGCACATACATCTTTTCaatttctgaaataaataatcaaagtAAAGACAGTGCATTTGAATGGTTTATCACTGTAAGATATCAAAAGagaataataaattaaacaacaaagaaagatcAACAATCAGAACAAAGTTCACAAGTAATTGTAAAACATATCAAACATTTACAAGATACCATATCTTTGGAAATTTGCCTCTTAAGAAAACCCCCattcttttaatttaacaagGAAACTATTCTTATTTATTATCAGGAAGCTATAATTGGTGGGTGGATTGAGAGTTATACAGTTGTATCATGGGCGTCAACCTGCTCAGTGGAAGAGGCTGTATTATTTTTCAAACACAATAACGCAAAGTACGATGAGGATGGAGGAAAGAATGGTGACTGTAGAGGGTTACTGCACAATGAGATCATTGTTAATATTAACTCTGAACAGTTCCTTTGTTGATAATCACGTCAGAAGACAAAAGTCACCGCCCTGAAACAATACTCAGAGTTCAACcatgacacaatgacacaagacctaaattacatttaattcgATCTCACCCGGAACAGTATTAAGAAAATCGAATGAATAAGCATTCAATTCCCGACATACTACtgtatactatgacctttttgagtgattt contains these protein-coding regions:
- the irg1l gene encoding immunoresponsive gene 1, like yields the protein MISTLQKTVKPLWAVRGLHKSAMEVLKHPAPEETVTSSFGKFISEIKPHHLSPKVLHRSKRMVLDSIGVGLIGSTTEVFELALQHCQHMYAPDDICSVYGRKDTKLSPTLAAFVNGVATHSMDFDDTWHPATHPSGAVLPAVLALSDMTPFNHKPNGLDFLLAFNVGIEIQGRLMRFSNEAHNIPKRFHPPSVVGTMGSAAACARFLSLDASQCSHALAIAASLSGAPMANAATQSKPLHIANASRLGLEAALLASRGLEASPLILDAVAGVSGFSAFYEDYVPQLLESPSDDGHVFLLEEQDMGFKRFPAHLGMHWVADAAASLHKLLVGVGTGTVSPANIKDIQLRVPKSKYINRPFPESEHEARHSFQFNACSALLDGEVTVQSFTPAAISRPELLALLSRVRLEHPDDNPANFNSMYGEVQVTLVGGDVLKARCDTFYGHWRNPLTNESLTKKFRNNAGVVLPSEKVELLIDVVEELDRIGDCGVLLLQLQ
- the si:ch211-153b23.3 gene encoding uncharacterized protein si:ch211-153b23.3; the encoded protein is MATSDGFPASFYGEPGVLGMLSNGISAFLVLLQNFNTARSGTEPMGVENILAGVHLILIGGICQLVAGLLSFRKYDHLSGTAFIGYAALWGSFGATRIFLGALPEKNTTTTSSSLNSTTELLVCNLCLSTKESAVAGLVPFILLSFLLAFCSATVNYIMPFVFGAITATLVFEAVGVVSSSWALVVSGVLELLILIFAIYGSAALLIKGLTQRLVLKGFGTPLFNVLLLGTANSASTQSIGQEKKKNTKYAEPMALGFFCDTVAPFIFAFYSFGYVKAFGLGVVWVSIISVAQLFSSYYAHLRQDCYHTTKFGLHATYWLVKAWEEFVVSVLIVEDSNLVSGREALVGNWFFVVAGLVLCVVSLNMDVLELVHNMFFVLLTVSTIPQIPLQGSYIFFGVACSLFTTASLYGTFSRLINTIAEKSLIPIGPQPISTEQLQKAFMCGRYKQGRQEALPQTDQDSDALFYISNGLAALSALHTHTSSSNPSFLHLTVPWVLISGAIIQAYVSRLQVTGGGRFGSVISSIYVAIWATWTWFRFAGNLLQHSTEASYGFTAGAIAFLVINTFLMLIAAYKNLVLLFLTIVMEVVLVCFLLSTLQQLPYQLEIAMLALLSIICMYGALGSLVNCIFLWRLLPMGPALLKEKGKKETSPGLPCPVADSRLTSGLQMIAGLLEEGGVCGAPTDTVYCLAASCKNPQAIEKIYNIKDRPAEKPICICISSIEQLVAARPPFSPLLWEFMKNVYPGGISCIVSKGDWLYKLGVGAAYDRVGTTDSIMIRVPDHTVTAHLCDMTGPLAITSANPSGEADSTHHSMVINRLGHKIQGVLCDGYSKEVVASTVVNCLKIDEGTITIVREGCVPAVKVRQIFDRVKATML